The genomic stretch AAAATGCAGGCttttgttgaggtaattttgatttattttaataCGATTTTTAAGCGTTTTAAGTTTCCGAAGGTGTGGTTGATTTGTGTGATTATATATAGATAAGATATTTGATTAATgtttgttgtgcggaagcgtgaatatccttcTGTGTTCTGTTGTATCACACAACCCTAGtatgatattgtccgctttgagctaagccctcacggatttactcttgggctccttcccaaaaggcctcgtatattgttatattttgtagacacttataaagatgatcttccatcgtTATTCTACCGATGCGGGATATGGGTTTACATCCTAACAATCCttccctcaaaccaaggaccattaTCTTGATTCCGGTCTTGACCTCTACGGAGAATTTCCCACACGTACAACCCCAACTTCTAGACACccgaaacatcacaagtcttgataaTCTCCCCTTAGCGgacacaccatgctaccacgAGCATGTCTTGGACCACATGTCACGGCCTGGTCAAGTGAGTGCTCGTCCATGTGTCCATGTGCCCTTCTTGGGATTTGCTACAGATGCATATCGAACATCCTGTGCAtccatccaatataccctggaccggGTCCGCCACTTCAGAAGTACTAGAACACAAACGGTCTCTGGCATCCAAAGGACCCACCAAacccacctgatcaacagttctagtacacaaatggtctttGTCCCCACAAGACCTATGACGCCTTTCATCCATTTAACCCTGAACCGGGCTTACTCAAGGACTCACCCTGAGCTAGGAGTTCCATGCCTTACAGCGTACCTACTGATGCATcctcgtgtctagcccaagtcgaaccttgggctcttataccacttgttgtgcggaagcgtgaatatccttcTGTGTTGGACTGCTGTatcaacccataatagtacgatattgtctgCTTTGGGCGAAGCCCTCacagatttactcttgggctccttccaaAAGGCTTCGtattattatattttgtagacacttataaagatgatcttccatctttattctaccccATGTGGGACATGGGTTTACACCCTAACAATGTTGCTTAAGCTCAGCAAAGCTCGGATTGGAAGATCTCGTTTTTATTATTAATTCTTTTTCATAATTTGTTGTAGTGTTAAATGTTAAATTATGTGCATTAAGTTAAATTGATGAGTTCGTTTGGAAGGGGGAAAAAGTTCAATGAATTGATCTTGATCCGACCCAGGGGCAAGCTTCTTATAATCCTATTGGATGTGATTTAGTTTTCATATTGAAAATATCGGACTTGTCGTGGGACATGATTTTAGAATTCAGGTTAAAATTCGGTAAGTGTTGCGGTTGGATGCTTTACTCAAGTTTTgtaagtgtgtgtgtgtgtgtgtgtgtgtgtgtgtgtgtgtaggcGAAGGAATAGTTTTTGGTAAGTATATGTTACGGTTGGATGGGTGAAAACTAACCGTTTTGAGGGTGTGAAGTGTAAACCCTCGCCTTAATCCTTGAAAGCTCACCCCATTTGATAATAGGAGTTAGGACCATCTTACTTGAGACTCCGTGGTATGGACATTGCGAATGTTGTTGATGCATAATAGATCAGTTGCAGTTATTAGACGTGTGAAGCTTTGACTGTCTTAACATAATTTTAGAGTCGGTGACTGTCTAATTGGTACTCTAGAGGGTCACTTAATCATTGTTTGGAGgaataatcatttttttttttttttttgtttttttttttttttgtttgtttgttatctATGGTATGCCACAGATGACATATTATCTAATTTGTGTTGAAAAAGTAGTTGAGGCGTGATTGGATGAACAAGTTTCAGTTTTATGAATGTCGTTATCTGCTAGAAGTCGTTGAAATCTTTTCCATGTTTTGATAGTCATTTGATGAAATTTTTTGCATTGTTTGATGATACAATGTGCAGGATACATTAAGTAAGTTCTTGAAGTACTATGAGGGCCATGATACTAGGCCCGTCTTTCACAGAGCGGAGGACATGCTTAAATGGTCTGGTTTATATGACCTCACCACCCGGACTTTAGAAGAGGAATTGGTCGATGCTGGCTTGTCTCCTTTACTTATAAAAGAGCTTGTCACGGTGAGACGCAACAGCTTTTTATTAATAATCTGTTGAATCAATTCTGATCTACTGTGGCTTTTTGACATGTTAAAAAAATCAGTCCAGTGTTTAAGTTAAGTTGCTCATTATTTCCcctttttaatttaattttaccgttttttttttcttcgtctTGGTATCAGTATGTTTTCTTGTGTTGTTTATGATGTTTTATTGGGTACATGCTTGTTACTACATACTCCATTTTCAGTTTTTCACTGTTACATGAGAGATGCCTCTCAGCTCTCGCCCTCTCCATAGTAGAGTTTACTTCGTCTTACATATAATCCCTTCTAGAACCATTAAAATAATTGATGTTGAAACCATCATCTTTGATGTTCAATATTGACTGGAATTTGAAGAAGAGGGGGAGAGACTTTTTGAGAACGTGGATGAAGATGGACATTTATTGGTGTAGTTAACCCGTGTATACAAGCTGATATATGTAATAATATACATGTTGAGTTAGACCACTGGTGACTGATGTGATAAATTTTGACGAGTTGAACTTGTTAGGTAAAAACTGAATGTTGGCAGATATGCATTGATAAATTTCATTAGCAGTTGCGGGTATTGTTCAGGTTATCACACGAATCAATTACGGTCAAAGTACTAGAATGAGTGGACTGGCTGGAGGTGTTTCCTTAGCTGGTTCTGGTGGTGGTTTATGGGCAGTTGAAGGTGGCAATTGGCAAATGGCTGCAGGACTTATTAACGGTTCAGATGTTGAATTGCATCTGAATGAGGAGATACTTTCTGTCTCTCATGTCGGAACTCATTATGAGCTTAACTCACGCAAGGGAAATAGCTATGAGTGTCAAGTGACGGTTTTTGCTACACCTTTGGATGAATCAGATGTTAAATTTGACCCACCAATATCGGTTCCAGAAAGGAAGATGCAGCACACTCACACCACCTTTATTAAGGGCTTGTTGAATCCTGTGAGTACCTTTCTCCCGTCAACAATTTTGTTCATCAAACTCCTTGTAATTCTATTGGATTTATTTTTCATAGGTTCTTTCTCTTTTCTGAGATCTGATATTTACTTGATATTCCACTTGTAAAGGCATATTTTGGCTTGAGAGAAGTTGTGGACATTCCAGACCTGGTTGGCACACTCGAGGATCCCAATATCCCTTTCTCATGTGTATCTGTCCTAAAGAAACATGAAGATGGCGAGATGACTTACAAGATGTTCTCCCGGAAGCCTCTAGATGATACAATGCTCGATCAAATATTCAGGTATGACATTTTATGCTATTCACGATTATTCATAAAAGTAAGAGGGTTTGCAATGTAACATGTGCACATTGCATAATGATGAATCCTTAATGTTGCTCTATAATTTGAGTTTGAATTTGTGGCGACTTGTGTAGTTTCTGACATGCCCTGTTGTCATACCCCAGAGAATCCCACTTTCCCTTGGATTTCAATCAATTAACTTATAATCTGCAGTATACATTCTATCAGATTAGCTTGCTTATTACAGTTTACTTTGGCACTCCACAACTTTTTCTGTTGTGTCATTAACTCATCATCTTAAGTGAAGGAAATAGTCCCTCCTAAAATACCCCTTATAAAGATTAAAAGAGGTAAAGAAATGATTGAGATGAAAGGAGTACTTGCGTTTTTGGCTTAAAAAAAATATGATAATGTCATACACTCATATACCCGTGTCCATGTGTCAAACACGGGTACATGATGGTAAATGGAGACTTGTAGTAGCATAGGCCTACCATAACGGTCATTTGTTCACCTATTCCATTTTGGATGTCAAGTCATTTGCTTACCTTTCTATACTAAGAATGCTTTCAATATGTAATTTGATCGGCTGCTTGCATTTTGGTCCAATTGTCATCCAATAACAATAGTACAAATGGTCCCCTTTTCACTTCTTTATCTTTGTGCCAAAAGTAACGGTGAACAAATGACCAGGTAAGAGGGAGTATCCCGTTATTGACATCCTGTTGTAGGAAAATTATGTTGTTCAATATCAGAAACTGCTATCTGGTTCCTTTTCTGGTGGCTCAGTTTTTGACATTTCTCAGCTCACAAAATGCTTCTATTGCTATGAAATGCAGCTTAAAAAAGGAGATTATTCGGATAGACTGGGCAGCATACCCTCATTACCATGCACCTGAGGTGTTTGCACCCTTTGTATTGGATGATCAacatttgtattatattaatgCTTTTGAGAGTGCAGCAAGTGCAATGGAAACCGGGGCTGTTTCAGCCGAGAATATAGCACGTCTTATACTATCAAGACTCTCTAATAACTCTGCCTATATTTCAAGTctgtcgaacacgaagacctcTGTTTTTGGCAGTGGTGCTGGCCTCACTGATCTGCACTCTGATTTGTAACTTATTGCCTGATGAAGTAATGGTCCTTTTGGTCTATGACACCGTAAATATTGTTATTGGCGCTCCATTTTGTAGTTGACGATTTTCAGGAGACACCTTATGTAACTAACTTACGTTTGTAGTGTAATTACTGTTATGTAATAAGTTGGGAGTCTATAAAAGAACACAAATTTACTCTTAACTCACTCTGTGTGTGCTGACACCACTCCAGGTAATAGGAGTACCCTCTTTACTTCCCAAAGAAGGCTATATTACTTCTCCGTCCAAGTCAATGGTTTACAATTACTTTATATACGATTGTTAGGGTAAGGAGAGAAAGGTGAGTTTATAATTATTAAACAATCAAAAGCAacataaaataaaaaggaaatgTAATGGTCTTTCCCAAATGGATTGGTTTATTTACTAGAAAAGAAAAGTGTAAATTATTGACTGATACACTTTAAATTGAAAAGTGTAGGTTGAGTAATGTATTATATAAACTTATTTCTAAAGTTTTAGCTAATAGGCTTAAGTTATTTCTTGTTATGCTTGTGTCGGAGAATCAAAGTGCTTTTATTCCAGGGAGATTGATTTCTGATAATATTTTGGTTGCTTTTGAGCTGTTTCACTATATGAAGAATTCTAGGACAAGTGGAGGGCATTTAGCTCTAAAACTTGATATGGCCAAAGCGTATGATCGTGTGGAGTGAGTGTTTTTGCATAAGGTCCTTTTGGCTATGGGTTTTGATAATTGTTGGGTTGATAATGTGATGCGATGTGTTCGTACTGTCACGTATGGAATGTTGGTTAATGGGGTCCCGTCGCGTGAGGTTGTGCCAGAACGTGGGCTTCGTCAAGGAGATCCTATCTCGCCGTATTTGTTTATTCTTTGTGCTGAGGTTCTATCTAGTTTGTTACGGCGTGAGTCTGAGAGAGGGGGCATACATGGGATTCGGGTTGCGCCCCAAGCACCGGTGGTTTCGCATCTGTTCTTTGCAGACGATAGTATTATCTTTGTCAAAGCTAATGTTAGGGAAGCTAAGCGTGTGATGGAGATTCTGAATATGTATGAGTTGGCATCGGGTCAATTAGTAAGTAAGGAGAAGATGACTGTGTCTTTTAGTAAGGGTACTGAGGAGTGCAGACGGCTAGCTGTTGAAGCAGTTCTTGGAGTGCGTGTTGTTGCTGAGCATGACAAGTATTTGGGTTTGCCTACGGTGATTGGGCATTCGAAGCAGGTTCTCACTAGGGTGGTGCGTGATAAGCTGAATAACAAGTTACAAGGGTGGCGAGGTATGCTATTTAGCCGAGCAGATAGGGAAACTCTGATAAAGGCAGTTGCCCAATCTATTCCTACTTATGCAATGAGTGTCTTTAGACTACCGGCCAATTTTTGTGATGAGTTACGCTCTATGGTATCGAGATTTTGGTGGGGTTCGGATAATGGAAGGAGGAAAATGTCGTGGGTTGCTTGGAGTactttgtgtcggtctaaggcgAGGGGAGGGCTCGGATTTCGGGATTTTGAGAATTTTAATAAGGCTTTATTAGCTAAACAAGCTTGGAGATTAATATGTGAGGATGGAAGTTTAATGGGTCGGGTTTTGAAAGGTAAGTATTTTCCTGATTGTTCTTTTATGGATGCTGAAATTGGAGTTAATCCGAGTTATACGTGGAGGAGTATTTTTGGAACAAAGGAGGTTATGGGGCTTGGGGTTCGGCGTCGTGTGGGGTCGGGGGTTGATGTCAGGGTGTGGACGGACCCATGGGTTCCGGGGACGCGATCACGGTGTGTTATTTCTCCACGGGCTGATGCAAATATTGATATGAGGGTCGCAGAATTGCTGGTAGATGGGGAGAACCGGTGGGATGAAGCAAAGATTAATgattttgttccgggtgtaattccagagcagttatttgttaccacccgtgcttgtagaatgacgtctttggttggcttctcctttcggtctcctgaaacagtgaacaaactgagggctcggctttggaccgagcgaactcactccgacgctcaagtcagtaacttagggaggtaagttgttgttacttggcgaggtatgtattgtagagagataaggaagatattaccagatgaatagtgattcttaggttaaattgtggatcctctcctcaatgagggttgaggagtatttatagactttcaccttttgtcacgtagtggccaagtggccaagtggctagcaggtggaaagactgatgtaccctcggctgatggacccatggcaggccggcgggccctgatgactcgccgccgaggggtcttggatataagttcgcggatatgtgccccggttggctagttgtcctagccgaggcacaagagacagacCGACAggttgcgtcggttaggctgtctaagtcgttgactttggatatctttgaccttgctcaatatgttgactggtcgaggggtgcgaatatgccccatcaatttgcccccagcgtagtctatgccgtggtatgggctccgatgtatgttgagcgtatattctgcgtaagacaaAATAATTAccgcccggcttcttcttccccggcatggctctgcttaggccgtaccatatccccctccacatggatgtgtaatggacatccgatgtggaaaagaaagtggtgttggccgagaccgaggttgtgagcgccgtgtgcttttgattgccccggccggtcgacaagcttggttgatcatgtggccggcggagaacagatacttaggagtttgttgaggaagatgaatgggcagagagatttgaaggggcgtgttgaagacgcttggtcactgttgcattgattgacgttcaactgttgcaacgattgacattccgtggttgcatgtctgacacgtgtctgttcgctgattggctgatgtttcatgggctgtgccttgattggtccttcttcacgggccttctcctataaatagggcagttagtccttgaaattgggcaccaatttcattttctctaaaattttcttctctctaaactttcaagggcttctttctcttctattcttcagagtcgttacttcggctagcacttttcttcaaggtaaacaaccaaatttctctctttttaacttgtaagtttcgttgtaaacatgtcttctgctggtgccggacctagtaaatctgcgccggggggttccccgtcgcatcttgatgaggaggagatactagacgccatcccgataaggtctgggggtcctaggtctccgtctcccgaagtcgatccaaaagctttggagggttggggggatgatgatgttgatgatgactttgatgatgacggtgaggaaaggattccttctggtgaagagaggccgcatatcctggatcacggcgaggcctgcacgactggtcctgaccgtgcctggaccaataaattcgccagttgttccggcggaactcttttcgagggtcatttcttcttcggtgaggggtacaatatcgttatccctggggagggtcaggcggtctgttgccctcctccgggtcatatcggcgtatatatcaggcacctggagtatggcctccggtttcctttgaataaatacgtcacggccatcatcaaagctatgaacgtcgccgtggctcaactgcatccgttggccattaggacgatagttggcttcgtgtggctctgtctttttaagggggaggtacctacagttaacttattccgccggcttcatcatcttcgggcatCGACCCCGTGCagcggggtggtacagcgtgcagatggagccgggtgtcctctccgttgataagctttcttcctgcaaggactggaaggggcggtgggtgtatgtcgaagtgccggatgactatccgctgccccggtccttccagcaccaagtcaacttgcggtgcgagagtaagagggagcgtgaaaaatgggtctcccagagtaagctcaagatggatgccagtaGGGTTCCTCTTGGTGCGATGAGGAGCGGCGATGCGGTGTGTTTGATctttgagaagggatgggtgcccccgactcagattattcttcaggatgagctgctttgccgcgtcggcctcataccggccctcaaccagggtgagtagggtcggtgtgaggcccatctttgcctgttacgctcctgtttttagagctttgttttacttcttttatgtaacccTTGTCTGGTTtttttgcagaccggtttggccaggatctgtctgaggggaccttgaagaggttagggcttgataaggacgggaacgtcgttgagcggcaccctcaggctgacgcgcgtgatcgtagactggctcccaacgaacttatggacaagcagctgaaggcactggatccggcggcggctcaagcacgggttctcgggggcgtgccgaagagaaaaccaaaggcagcgtccaggtcggcgacggcgtcaatcccaactccctcttcaaccccaacggtccagaaggagcatgtggaggtcatcgatgtctccgaggaggtggtgaccgttgcgaagggccctcctccgccaaagaagagaaaagatcCACTGCCGGCTTCTACCGTTGCTGGGGAGAAGAATGCTTCACCCGGTCCTCCAtctaagagggtccagactggtacggacctaacctgcggttcagacttagctggttcattatgcattcccgatgacagactctctgatgtgtcaatgaatgttgacatggatgcgctgtgtgaattttttgtagatccgccgtcggcagccgTCGCTCTTACTGAACGACaattagagaagcagcctgagaaggtgGGTGAtcgaaatgtcaccgttgactccttactccagaaggtttcccccgccgagcttgtggcagagggtacaagaatatacaagaggttggcgaagtggactcaactagccggctcccacattatggagcaagagaaagtcatggcccaagctgggccattgatcgaacggcttaatcttgatctttccgctgcaaagggggaagctgggaaggctaagctggatctcCTTCTTTGCGTGCGAAAGCGAGAGGAAGGCGAGAAGCGGCTatcggccgagagggccaaagttgaggctgcTGATGCCACCTCTGCCAAGttgctggaggagcgggacaggtataaaggcggctacgacgccgttgttgccaagagggaagaatggagggaGATGTATTTGGCTCAGTCGGAGGCACTCATGGACACTAGGGCTGTCCTTGCCCAgagggagaaagatattgaggtgCTTCAAACTAAGATCCTCCCTGACAtgtgcgctcaattccgggatcggccgaggaagcgaccaggaggcaatcaagaagctcattctgaaggctccttcccgtgggaaaaatttgaacaaccttcggatgagatggccgatgccGCGAAAAGGCGGCTGCGAgaaaaggcggaggcggcgaaggcggctcggatagccgaggccaaggcggcctcgATGCGAGGTGAAGGAGGCCGAAGAGGAGGTCGAAAGGTCAAGGCACGTGGAAATGACAAGCTTTCCTCCGGGCGGCCACCGGTTGACGCTGCTGCTGATGGTGGGCGGATCagcgtagggagacgggcggtcgtcaccggactcaccggcgtctcggatagctttagtgttcggggccaactacgagcctttcctccctgccatcttttggcgcttcaaatgtcatgtctgtaaccttttgcttttcttttccttgtttttgtaaaactttggtaggttgcgttttggcttatccctatggggacgaccGTCGTCTGTATCCTTCTCATTTGTAAACTGTTATCACTTTTAGTAAGAGTTTGCTTGTTTTGCCTCTGgtttggccgaggtcttttcttgtcttcttgcgttattaattgagcgcttcttcatttttaccttcggcttagccgaggcagccagaatgcgtatctcaactgcgtttaacatctttttcttgaacatgttagcgtgttggtcgcttcctctttcactctcggtctggccgaggcgtcggatttgcgcttcccaaccgccgttgtgaacatgttagcgtatcgaccgttgtgtcctctgccaggccttcggtgggccgaggcgactagaggttacggcgcgacagcgtatattggcgtatcgaccgttgtgtcccctgccaggccctcggttgaccgaggcgactaggggttacggcgcgacagcgttctttagcgtgtcgaccgttgtgtcccctgccaggccttcggcggaccgaggcgactaggggttacggcgcgacagcgtacgttagcgtatcgatcgttgtgtcccctgccaggccttcggttggccgaggcgactaggggttacgacgcgacagcgtatgttagcgtatcgatcgttgtgtcccctgccaggcctttggttggccgaggcggctaggggttacgacgcgacagcgtatgCACCTCTCGGGACGACTTCCGTGGTGTCTACTTCTTGATGGTGACTATGGGGGAAAATGAACACTGGCGGAAAACTTGGATGGTTCTTCATTAGATTTAAAcacgcgtcggggtgcccacagttgtctttgggcaccctccatgtctgtcagccggtatgtacccgacctcatttcttcaaccactttgtagggaccttcccagttagccgtcagtttgccatgaatgttccctttgttggtggtggctgactttcttaggactaggtctcctacttttaagtcccttttgtggactcttcggttgtaggctcttttcattCGGTTACGGTAtctttgccaagttgaggcgtctttgtatctcggctttcttcga from Silene latifolia isolate original U9 population chromosome 2, ASM4854445v1, whole genome shotgun sequence encodes the following:
- the LOC141642878 gene encoding farnesylcysteine lyase, with the protein product MPKPPSLLSLLFLLIFILAAHSEPPPSLSTVCIIGTGISGAFLSHFLRKYSPSQSPPLINTIRIFDKNDVVGGRMSTVTIAGDTFEAGASIIHPRNYHTSNFTHFLNLKKRFGNGDDDDDDSLGVWDGQRFVFKTMRLGSRFWFVNKLISLVNQAKVFWRYGVSLFKMQAFVEDTLSKFLKYYEGHDTRPVFHRAEDMLKWSGLYDLTTRTLEEELVDAGLSPLLIKELVTVITRINYGQSTRMSGLAGGVSLAGSGGGLWAVEGGNWQMAAGLINGSDVELHLNEEILSVSHVGTHYELNSRKGNSYECQVTVFATPLDESDVKFDPPISVPERKMQHTHTTFIKGLLNPAYFGLREVVDIPDLVGTLEDPNIPFSCVSVLKKHEDGEMTYKMFSRKPLDDTMLDQIFSLKKEIIRIDWAAYPHYHAPEVFAPFVLDDQHLYYINAFESAASAMETGAVSAENIARLILSRLSNNSAYISSLSNTKTSVFGSGAGLTDLHSDL